A region of Paenibacillus sp. 37 DNA encodes the following proteins:
- a CDS encoding ABC-F family ATP-binding cassette domain-containing protein has protein sequence MISTSGITLRYGKRALFEDVNIKFTPGNCYGLIGANGAGKSTFLKILSGEIESNSGEVHITPGERMAVLKQNHFEYDEYPVLETVIMGHSRLYAIMKEKDTLYAKADFTEEDGLRAGELEGEFAELNGWDAEPDAAALLIGLGIDREMHDKKMNELSGNEKVRVLLAQALFGRPNNLLLDEPTNHLDLESIQWLENFLMDYEGTVIVVSHDRHFLNKVCTHIADIDFGKIQLYVGNYDFWYESSQLALALQRDANKKKEEKIKELQAFIQRFSANASKSKQATSRKKQLDKITLDDLRPSNRKYPFINFKPEREAGKQLLTVDRISKSIDGVNMLNDISFVVNKGDKIAFVGPNGNAKSLLFDILMGETELDSGEYTWGVTTTQAYFPKDNSKYFDGVDMTLVDWLRQYSKDQDETYLRGFLGRMLFSGEESLKKASVLSGGEKVRCMLAKMMQTGANALILDEPTNHLDLESITALNNGMIDFDGTMLFTSHDHQFIQTIANRIIEITPNGIIDRQMSYDEYLESDEIKELRNKMYPVEA, from the coding sequence ATGATCAGTACAAGCGGCATCACGCTCCGCTACGGAAAACGTGCACTTTTTGAAGATGTAAATATCAAATTCACACCAGGAAACTGTTACGGCCTCATCGGCGCCAATGGAGCCGGTAAATCAACATTCTTGAAAATTTTGTCCGGTGAAATTGAATCAAACTCGGGAGAGGTGCACATCACCCCGGGCGAACGTATGGCCGTTTTGAAGCAAAACCACTTTGAATATGATGAGTATCCGGTTCTCGAAACGGTAATTATGGGTCATAGTCGTCTCTATGCCATTATGAAAGAAAAAGATACGCTGTATGCCAAAGCGGACTTCACAGAAGAAGACGGCCTGCGTGCGGGTGAACTTGAAGGTGAATTTGCCGAGTTGAATGGCTGGGATGCTGAGCCTGATGCAGCGGCACTCTTGATCGGTCTGGGTATCGACCGTGAAATGCACGATAAGAAAATGAATGAACTAAGTGGTAATGAAAAAGTTCGTGTCCTGCTTGCACAAGCATTGTTTGGTCGTCCAAACAACCTGTTGCTCGATGAGCCTACCAACCACTTGGATCTCGAATCCATTCAATGGCTTGAGAACTTCTTGATGGACTATGAAGGTACTGTTATTGTAGTATCCCATGACCGTCACTTCCTGAACAAAGTATGTACGCACATTGCGGATATCGACTTTGGTAAAATCCAGTTGTACGTAGGTAACTATGACTTCTGGTATGAATCCAGCCAATTGGCACTTGCGTTGCAACGTGATGCTAACAAGAAAAAAGAAGAGAAGATTAAAGAGCTTCAAGCCTTTATTCAACGTTTCTCTGCAAATGCCTCGAAATCGAAACAGGCAACTTCCCGGAAGAAACAACTCGATAAAATCACGCTGGATGACCTTCGTCCATCGAACCGTAAATATCCGTTTATCAACTTCAAACCTGAGCGTGAAGCCGGTAAACAATTGTTGACCGTAGATCGTATCAGCAAATCCATTGATGGTGTAAACATGCTGAATGATATCAGCTTTGTCGTGAACAAAGGGGATAAAATTGCATTTGTTGGCCCGAACGGAAATGCCAAGTCACTTTTGTTTGATATTCTTATGGGTGAAACGGAATTGGATAGCGGCGAATATACATGGGGTGTAACTACAACTCAAGCTTATTTCCCGAAAGACAACTCCAAATATTTTGACGGTGTAGACATGACTCTTGTGGATTGGCTCCGTCAATATTCCAAAGATCAGGATGAAACGTATCTGCGTGGATTCTTGGGACGTATGTTGTTCTCAGGTGAGGAATCCTTGAAAAAGGCAAGCGTACTCTCCGGGGGCGAGAAAGTTCGCTGTATGCTGGCGAAAATGATGCAGACTGGTGCTAACGCATTGATTCTGGATGAGCCTACGAATCACTTGGATCTCGAATCCATTACAGCGCTGAACAATGGTATGATTGATTTTGACGGCACCATGCTGTTCACATCCCATGACCATCAGTTCATTCAAACCATTGCTAACCGGATTATCGAAATTACGCCGAATGGCATCATTGATCGCCAAATGAGCTATGACGAATATCTGGAAAGTGATGAAATCAAGGAACTGCGCAATAAAATGTATCCGGTAGAAGCTTAA
- a CDS encoding MBL fold metallo-hydrolase has translation MPKIRYNNIDNVSTDKTLKEFKQWREQRRNKVKDYSYTVPKHPPELDYLHANRDDTSITWIGHSTFFIQYYGLNIVTDPVWAEKMGFQRRLGAPGIPIQDIPPLDVILISHSHYDHLHLASLRKLITAKTLLIVPDGLKRKMIRKGFHRCQEMKWWDHMTLGGVKITFVPAQHWTRRTLFDTNTSHWGGYVLEKNHAATTSAAESAATASSQDESSTESGKNETSKASGGPPVLYFVGDTGYFQGFKTIGERFDIGVTLMPIGAYDPEWFMTSQHVTPEEALQGFVESGSQLMVPMHYGTFKLADDTPKEALDRLEVERERLGIGKERIRVLGHGETLRIHHEEGKRD, from the coding sequence ATGCCGAAAATCCGTTATAACAATATCGATAATGTAAGTACGGACAAAACGCTGAAGGAATTCAAGCAATGGAGGGAGCAACGGCGCAATAAAGTGAAGGACTACTCCTACACCGTGCCCAAACACCCGCCTGAACTGGATTATCTGCATGCCAACCGGGATGACACAAGTATTACCTGGATTGGTCACTCCACGTTTTTCATTCAATATTATGGATTGAACATCGTGACTGACCCGGTGTGGGCCGAAAAAATGGGATTTCAACGAAGGCTCGGTGCCCCCGGCATTCCGATTCAGGATATTCCACCGTTGGATGTCATTCTGATATCCCATTCCCACTATGATCATCTGCATCTGGCTTCCTTGCGTAAGCTGATTACAGCCAAGACGTTGCTGATCGTACCCGATGGTCTCAAGCGCAAGATGATTCGCAAAGGATTCCATCGATGCCAGGAGATGAAATGGTGGGATCATATGACACTTGGCGGAGTCAAAATAACTTTTGTGCCTGCACAGCACTGGACGCGCCGAACACTGTTTGATACCAATACGTCCCACTGGGGCGGTTATGTGTTGGAAAAGAACCATGCGGCGACGACTTCAGCAGCGGAAAGTGCTGCAACAGCGAGCAGTCAGGATGAATCATCCACGGAATCAGGGAAGAATGAAACATCCAAAGCATCAGGCGGTCCGCCTGTGTTGTATTTTGTGGGTGATACAGGTTACTTCCAGGGTTTCAAAACGATTGGAGAGCGCTTTGACATTGGTGTTACCCTGATGCCCATCGGTGCCTACGATCCGGAGTGGTTCATGACTTCTCAGCATGTGACACCTGAAGAAGCGCTGCAGGGGTTCGTTGAATCCGGCTCACAGCTCATGGTGCCAATGCATTACGGCACATTCAAGCTGGCGGATGATACGCCCAAGGAAGCGCTGGATCGGCTGGAAGTTGAACGTGAACGGCTAGGCATTGGTAAAGAGCGGATTCGGGTGCTTGGTCATGGTGAAACACTCCGCATTCACCACGAGGAAGGTAAACGGGACTAA
- the cydS gene encoding cytochrome bd oxidase small subunit CydS, whose product MFLHMAPLLDPLSTEGVTGIPGITGLSFFETFTIMYAPPLIIAAAIVFLFVYLAVYKNPKD is encoded by the coding sequence ATGTTTTTACACATGGCTCCCTTGCTGGATCCACTATCTACTGAGGGAGTCACGGGGATACCCGGTATAACCGGATTAAGCTTTTTTGAGACATTCACCATTATGTACGCCCCTCCACTGATCATTGCGGCTGCTATTGTCTTTCTGTTTGTATATTTGGCCGTATATAAGAACCCAAAGGATTGA
- a CDS encoding cytochrome d ubiquinol oxidase subunit II yields the protein MSFEIAGIAILWTFLFGYLIVASIDFGAGFFSFYSILTGHENKIHNIIQRYLSPVWEVTNVFLIFFVVGLVGFYPDSAFYYGTALLVPGSLAIVLLAIRGVYYAYNTYGNHGQNSRIYMALYGATGLLIPAVFSTILAISEGGIIEQVGDQVFFRWREFLTNPYTWSVVLLALVSVLYISAMFLSYYAKRAGDEPAYEVLREYALLWSLPTIFASFLAFLQINKQNPAHFEQMVNISWMFIASFICFVIAVSLVWKSKYLGWCFVAVMLQFAFAWYGYGRSHLPYILYPYINIYDSFTNRTMGIALITAFSLGLLVLIPSLVLIMKLFLFDANYVRGNSGKKKG from the coding sequence TTGAGTTTCGAAATTGCAGGCATCGCGATATTGTGGACATTTTTGTTCGGTTACCTGATCGTCGCTTCGATTGATTTTGGGGCCGGGTTCTTCAGCTTTTACAGCATTTTGACTGGGCACGAGAACAAAATTCATAACATCATTCAGCGCTACCTGTCTCCCGTGTGGGAAGTGACGAATGTGTTTCTGATCTTTTTTGTGGTCGGATTGGTCGGCTTTTATCCGGACAGCGCCTTCTATTACGGGACTGCCTTGCTGGTTCCGGGTTCACTGGCTATTGTACTGCTTGCGATCCGGGGCGTATATTACGCCTACAATACCTATGGCAACCATGGGCAGAACAGCCGGATCTATATGGCATTGTACGGGGCGACGGGATTGCTGATTCCGGCGGTATTCTCCACCATTTTGGCAATATCCGAAGGCGGGATCATTGAGCAGGTGGGCGATCAGGTGTTTTTTCGCTGGCGTGAATTTCTGACGAATCCCTATACCTGGTCGGTTGTTTTGCTTGCATTGGTTAGTGTGCTCTACATCTCGGCGATGTTTCTTTCCTATTATGCGAAGCGGGCGGGGGATGAGCCGGCATATGAGGTGCTTCGAGAGTACGCGCTGCTCTGGAGTTTGCCTACCATTTTTGCGAGCTTTCTGGCTTTTCTGCAGATTAACAAACAGAATCCCGCACACTTTGAGCAGATGGTGAATATTTCGTGGATGTTCATCGCTTCGTTTATTTGTTTTGTCATTGCCGTGTCGCTGGTGTGGAAAAGTAAATATCTAGGTTGGTGCTTTGTCGCTGTCATGCTTCAGTTTGCCTTTGCCTGGTATGGTTATGGGCGATCCCACCTTCCGTACATTCTGTATCCTTACATCAATATTTACGACAGCTTTACGAATCGTACGATGGGGATTGCGCTCATTACAGCGTTTAGTCTGGGGCTACTCGTGCTCATTCCTTCGCTTGTGCTGATTATGAAGCTGTTCCTGTTTGATGCCAATTATGTGCGCGGTAATTCTGGTAAAAAGAAAGGATGA
- a CDS encoding cytochrome ubiquinol oxidase subunit I: protein MSSLDPVLFSRILTGLTLFVHIIFASIGVGVPLMIALAEWRGLRTNDMHYTLLARRWARGFVITVAVGVVTGTSIGLQLSLLWPMFMRVAGQAIALPLFMETFAFFIEAIFLGIYLYTWDRFKKKYTHMLLLIPVALGSSASAIFITTVNSFMNQPQGFTLINGIMKDIHPIAAMLNPATPTKVSHVLASSYTLSAGILAGIAAFSLLRGRDHVYYKKALKLTTVSALVFAISTVMIGDSSGKFLAKYQPEKLAAAEWHFKTMKEAPLVYGGILDENNEVKYAIEIPYALSILAGNRPDTEVKGLEEFPADLRPPLSIHYMFDLKVTTGVIILMIPVLYVLRRWLPGRKPYPKWLLLGIVLLGPLAMIAIELGWMFAEVGRQPWILRGYMKVAEAATTSTSVGWMLVLFILLYLILCFSCIRVLSKLFRNKEAEKELESLGLEGGIVH from the coding sequence ATGTCATCCCTGGACCCTGTTTTGTTCAGCCGGATACTAACCGGCCTTACCTTGTTTGTGCACATTATTTTTGCCTCTATCGGTGTAGGTGTTCCACTTATGATTGCCTTGGCCGAGTGGCGAGGACTCCGAACCAATGATATGCATTACACCTTGCTGGCACGCCGGTGGGCGCGAGGTTTTGTCATCACCGTTGCCGTGGGCGTCGTTACAGGCACCTCGATCGGATTACAGCTCAGTCTGCTGTGGCCGATGTTTATGCGGGTAGCGGGTCAGGCAATCGCCCTGCCGCTGTTCATGGAGACGTTTGCCTTTTTTATCGAGGCGATCTTTCTTGGAATTTATCTCTATACGTGGGATCGTTTCAAAAAGAAATATACGCATATGCTGCTGTTGATTCCGGTAGCTCTCGGCTCATCCGCATCTGCGATTTTCATTACAACGGTGAACTCCTTCATGAACCAGCCTCAGGGATTCACCCTGATTAATGGCATTATGAAGGACATTCATCCGATTGCTGCCATGTTGAATCCGGCAACGCCAACCAAAGTGTCCCATGTACTCGCTTCATCCTACACCTTGAGTGCAGGTATTCTGGCGGGGATAGCCGCCTTCAGTTTGCTTCGGGGACGGGATCATGTGTATTACAAAAAAGCACTGAAACTCACGACGGTATCTGCACTCGTATTTGCGATTAGCACCGTCATGATCGGAGATTCCTCCGGTAAATTTCTCGCGAAATATCAGCCGGAGAAGCTGGCTGCCGCAGAATGGCATTTCAAGACGATGAAAGAGGCACCGCTCGTCTATGGGGGGATTTTGGATGAGAACAATGAGGTGAAATACGCCATTGAGATTCCCTATGCTCTTAGCATTTTGGCGGGTAATCGTCCCGATACGGAAGTGAAGGGTCTAGAAGAATTTCCGGCGGATCTAAGACCACCGTTGTCCATTCATTATATGTTCGACCTGAAGGTCACAACCGGAGTGATCATCCTGATGATTCCTGTGTTATATGTACTGCGGCGGTGGTTACCAGGGCGCAAGCCATATCCCAAATGGCTGCTGCTTGGCATTGTCTTGCTGGGGCCTCTGGCCATGATTGCCATCGAGCTGGGGTGGATGTTCGCTGAAGTTGGCAGACAGCCTTGGATCTTACGTGGGTATATGAAGGTGGCGGAAGCGGCTACGACGTCAACTTCGGTAGGATGGATGCTGGTGTTGTTCATCTTGCTGTATCTGATCCTGTGTTTCTCGTGCATTCGGGTGCTCAGCAAGCTGTTCCGCAACAAGGAAGCAGAGAAGGAACTGGAGTCTCTGGGGCTTGAAGGAGGGATCGTGCATTGA
- a CDS encoding ATP-binding protein: MDRIKARHMLDWVVLKLRIPWIGTSILIILGSLSTIFPFTLFYGVQFMIGSAAALVALRLHGAIYGFVTLTVIHLLNTVFVGFVPHNLTVMLAHFLELIWMLVWQIRWKNGSLIKANAVFWVVMLLPVIYSGHFMLGLDIDDLKYEYMYIAVIGMVNALIAGIVVDFWITTGEHKSKRTGTIPLTRIAFKYVVAFVVFVSLLLLSADSRRQLGQMNDAILRDMKYAATAVVQDIDEEYVTSENMDQNMARYHHLLGVNVILLDRNDTVVASGLNTLQAGDYLDMDRFRLLKSRDNLFLLSSANIHYSDVLNHWKQASFIYEAEMTRLTPYRVFIVTDSSKYYPRIESIYLTTLQSLFIIIVASMIVAAPLSSKVVSPLLRLTRMTGSLPRLLFRNGKMEWPTSHVTEVQILIGNLRKMADVLLEQFEQIRHDKLTLEDRVIERTKELKNSEEVKRAIIESSIDAIIAVDSNGLIVEFNPEAERMFGLRREEVILHKEAPSLFQGASCKEIKNLLERFEYVEGKRYTIVEEISGIRRDGSVFPIEYKIVEIQLGKNETLYNLFIKDITERTRAEEDRVRHALALEKLNSELFNEKIAIQEQRDISEQFIESVREGLVMSDRSGTITIVNRRIEEMFGLGDFMGRSIEDLAQAIDTMVLTDNFNLMEQTRAFLNGETAFIETEFIFNNVDKSVFSLYMKQMDVPGKNHGFLLVFRDRTGEERLDRMKNELISVVSHELRTPVATIMGYVELMMMYDLPAAQQREFMQTISSEGKRLSSLLDDVLDIQRLDNEGMTYHMTYVPLVELVEGVAEQWNMKSAQRIYVHTFNGDFFAYADQNRMVQVLHNLVGNAVKYSPGADRIDVTLWEEEEWLCLDVRDYGIGIAEQEKDMLFNKFYRVDNSDHRQIGGTGIGLYISRKIVEDHKGTLTFISAPDKGSTFKVRLPKQDVLV; the protein is encoded by the coding sequence ATGGATCGTATAAAGGCAAGACATATGCTAGATTGGGTCGTGTTGAAGCTGAGAATACCCTGGATTGGGACCAGCATTTTGATCATTCTGGGCTCACTAAGCACTATTTTTCCGTTTACTTTATTCTATGGTGTACAGTTTATGATTGGTAGCGCGGCAGCACTCGTTGCTCTTCGTTTGCATGGGGCCATCTATGGATTTGTAACCCTTACAGTCATCCATCTGCTGAATACTGTCTTTGTCGGCTTTGTGCCGCACAACTTAACTGTGATGCTTGCCCACTTCTTGGAATTAATCTGGATGCTCGTTTGGCAGATCCGTTGGAAGAATGGCAGCCTAATCAAGGCTAATGCTGTCTTTTGGGTAGTGATGTTACTTCCTGTTATCTATTCCGGGCATTTTATGTTGGGTTTAGATATAGACGATTTGAAGTATGAGTATATGTATATTGCTGTGATTGGTATGGTAAATGCGCTGATTGCGGGAATTGTAGTTGATTTCTGGATCACCACGGGTGAACACAAATCAAAGCGGACGGGAACCATTCCATTAACAAGAATTGCGTTTAAATACGTAGTCGCCTTTGTGGTATTTGTTTCTCTCTTACTGTTATCCGCAGATAGCCGCAGACAATTGGGTCAAATGAATGATGCCATATTACGTGATATGAAATATGCAGCGACTGCGGTTGTTCAGGACATTGATGAAGAGTATGTTACCTCTGAGAATATGGATCAGAATATGGCGCGTTATCATCATCTACTAGGCGTGAATGTAATTCTGCTGGATCGGAATGATACAGTCGTCGCTTCTGGATTGAATACACTTCAGGCGGGCGATTACCTGGACATGGACAGATTCCGTCTTCTGAAATCAAGGGATAACCTCTTTCTGTTAAGTTCCGCAAATATCCATTACAGCGATGTACTGAATCACTGGAAACAAGCCTCCTTTATCTATGAAGCAGAAATGACAAGATTAACACCTTATCGGGTATTCATTGTGACTGACTCGTCCAAGTATTACCCCCGAATCGAATCCATTTATCTGACCACGCTGCAATCCCTGTTCATCATCATCGTGGCTTCCATGATCGTAGCGGCTCCTCTCAGCAGTAAGGTTGTTAGCCCGCTGTTAAGACTGACCAGGATGACAGGCTCTCTTCCGAGGCTGTTGTTTCGAAATGGGAAGATGGAGTGGCCAACCAGCCATGTAACCGAAGTACAGATCCTGATTGGTAATTTGCGCAAAATGGCCGATGTGCTGCTGGAACAATTCGAACAGATTCGTCACGACAAGTTAACGCTGGAGGACAGGGTTATTGAGCGTACCAAGGAACTCAAGAATAGTGAAGAGGTCAAACGTGCCATTATTGAATCCTCTATTGATGCGATTATCGCTGTGGACTCCAATGGGCTGATCGTTGAGTTTAATCCGGAGGCTGAAAGAATGTTTGGATTGCGTCGGGAAGAAGTGATCCTGCACAAGGAAGCACCTTCTCTTTTTCAAGGGGCCAGCTGCAAGGAAATCAAGAATTTGCTGGAGCGATTTGAATATGTTGAAGGTAAAAGATACACCATCGTTGAAGAAATTTCAGGTATCCGACGGGATGGTTCCGTTTTTCCGATCGAGTACAAAATTGTTGAGATCCAGTTGGGCAAAAATGAGACATTATACAACCTGTTTATTAAGGATATTACAGAGCGGACCAGAGCAGAAGAAGATCGTGTACGTCATGCCCTTGCGCTGGAGAAGCTGAACTCGGAGTTGTTCAATGAGAAGATTGCCATTCAGGAACAGCGAGATATCAGTGAGCAATTTATTGAATCCGTACGAGAAGGGCTCGTGATGTCTGATCGATCAGGGACCATAACCATCGTCAACCGAAGGATAGAAGAGATGTTTGGTTTGGGTGATTTTATGGGCAGATCCATTGAGGATTTGGCGCAAGCGATAGATACGATGGTATTAACGGACAACTTCAATCTGATGGAACAGACAAGAGCATTCCTGAATGGAGAAACAGCGTTTATCGAGACCGAATTTATATTTAATAATGTGGATAAAAGTGTATTTTCCTTGTACATGAAGCAGATGGATGTCCCGGGTAAAAACCATGGATTTCTGCTGGTGTTCCGTGACCGGACAGGAGAAGAACGGCTGGATCGGATGAAAAATGAGCTGATCAGTGTGGTATCTCATGAGCTTCGAACGCCTGTAGCCACCATTATGGGTTATGTGGAATTAATGATGATGTATGACCTTCCGGCAGCTCAGCAGCGGGAATTCATGCAGACCATCTCTTCGGAGGGCAAGCGGCTGAGCAGTTTGCTCGATGATGTACTTGATATTCAGCGGCTAGACAACGAAGGTATGACTTACCACATGACGTATGTACCGCTGGTTGAGTTGGTAGAAGGGGTTGCCGAACAGTGGAATATGAAGTCTGCCCAACGTATCTACGTGCATACGTTTAATGGAGACTTTTTTGCTTATGCTGACCAGAACAGGATGGTTCAGGTTCTGCATAATCTGGTGGGCAATGCAGTTAAGTATTCGCCGGGAGCAGATCGTATTGATGTTACGTTATGGGAAGAAGAGGAATGGTTATGTCTTGATGTGCGTGATTATGGAATAGGTATTGCGGAGCAAGAGAAGGACATGTTGTTCAACAAATTCTATCGGGTCGATAATTCGGATCATCGGCAGATTGGTGGAACAGGAATTGGGTTGTACATTTCCCGTAAAATTGTAGAGGACCATAAGGGTACGCTGACCTTTATATCTGCACCGGACAAAGGAAGCACGTTCAAGGTTCGACTGCCCAAGCAGGACGTATTGGTGTGA
- a CDS encoding response regulator transcription factor, whose product MTIKVLLIEDEKNLADMIAFFLEEEGYITERVHHAREALQLFPQFQPDIVVTDLMLPEMDGNDLVEAFRQHSTVPILMISASTMLNDRLRALHNGADDFLCKPFSLKELDARIKALLRRSIISYKDKPVKEDKQTEVTGHVNVNEYRRTLFVDGVEIEVTHIEFEIMKELYRNPGKVFTRNELMDRIKGSERAYLDRTIDVHISSLRKKIEPDPKNPRYIKTVWGTGYKYVI is encoded by the coding sequence ATGACTATCAAAGTACTTCTTATAGAAGATGAGAAAAATCTGGCCGACATGATTGCTTTCTTTCTTGAGGAGGAAGGATACATCACTGAACGGGTTCATCATGCCCGCGAGGCACTTCAACTGTTTCCACAATTCCAGCCGGATATTGTTGTAACGGATCTCATGCTTCCTGAAATGGATGGAAATGATCTCGTAGAAGCCTTTCGCCAGCACTCCACTGTGCCCATTCTGATGATCTCGGCAAGCACCATGCTGAATGATCGACTTCGCGCATTGCATAACGGTGCGGATGACTTTCTGTGCAAACCATTTAGTTTGAAAGAGTTGGATGCCCGGATTAAAGCACTGCTGCGAAGATCAATCATTTCCTATAAGGATAAACCGGTAAAAGAAGATAAGCAGACAGAGGTTACTGGACATGTGAATGTGAATGAGTACAGAAGAACTCTGTTCGTGGATGGTGTTGAAATCGAGGTCACTCATATTGAGTTTGAGATTATGAAGGAATTGTACCGCAATCCGGGTAAAGTGTTCACCCGCAATGAACTGATGGATCGGATCAAAGGCTCCGAACGCGCCTATCTGGATCGTACCATTGATGTTCATATCTCAAGTCTGCGTAAAAAAATTGAGCCTGACCCCAAGAACCCACGTTATATTAAGACGGTTTGGGGAACAGGCTATAAATATGTGATCTAA
- a CDS encoding virulence factor, protein MNIVSIEPTPSPNTMMLHLDERLEDGIRKTYTLDNERSAPAFIRQMLHIPGVKSVFHTTDFVALDRKGNADWSVILGEVQNRLGQQGIDLDWIESEDGSGEHFGEAQVFVQFFRGVPMQIRVKAGVKEERISLSDRFVKAVTEVASATMIKERKLSDYGVRYGELPDIAREVEQELEAAYPPERLEQVIKQAIEHGTKSEEFVERRRELDGAELEEALRNEDWNVRYAAFDGMEPTAERLPLVAHALHDNKMQIRRLAVVYLGDIRTPEAMELLYEALQDSSPAVRRTAGDTLSDIGDPAATPAMTATLSDKSKLVRWRAARFLYEVGTEEAEQALRVAADDPEFEVSLQAKMALERIESGEQAAGTVWQQMAGRNKKEE, encoded by the coding sequence ATGAATATTGTTTCCATTGAACCAACACCGAGTCCAAATACGATGATGCTACATCTCGATGAACGTCTGGAGGACGGAATTCGCAAAACATATACACTGGACAACGAACGATCTGCTCCGGCGTTCATTCGCCAGATGCTTCATATTCCCGGTGTAAAGAGTGTGTTCCACACAACAGACTTTGTGGCACTTGATCGTAAAGGGAATGCCGACTGGTCCGTTATCTTGGGTGAAGTCCAAAATCGCCTTGGACAGCAAGGCATTGATCTGGACTGGATTGAATCCGAAGATGGTTCAGGTGAGCACTTCGGAGAAGCACAGGTATTTGTACAATTCTTCCGAGGCGTACCGATGCAAATTAGGGTCAAGGCCGGGGTCAAGGAAGAACGAATCTCGTTGTCCGATCGCTTTGTCAAAGCCGTGACAGAAGTCGCCAGTGCAACAATGATCAAAGAACGCAAACTGAGTGATTACGGTGTTCGATATGGTGAATTGCCTGATATTGCACGTGAAGTTGAGCAGGAATTGGAAGCCGCTTACCCCCCGGAACGGCTGGAGCAGGTCATCAAACAGGCCATTGAACATGGTACCAAATCCGAAGAGTTCGTCGAGCGCCGCCGTGAATTGGATGGAGCCGAACTTGAAGAGGCTCTGCGAAACGAGGACTGGAATGTTCGCTATGCGGCATTTGACGGCATGGAGCCTACGGCCGAAAGACTGCCTCTCGTAGCCCATGCCTTGCATGACAACAAAATGCAGATACGTCGCTTGGCTGTCGTATACCTGGGTGACATTCGTACACCGGAAGCGATGGAATTGCTGTATGAAGCGCTTCAGGACAGTTCTCCTGCGGTACGCCGGACTGCCGGGGATACCTTGTCTGATATCGGTGATCCTGCCGCCACTCCAGCCATGACAGCTACGTTATCCGATAAAAGTAAACTTGTACGCTGGCGTGCAGCTCGTTTTCTATATGAGGTCGGAACAGAAGAAGCAGAACAAGCGTTGCGAGTTGCAGCCGATGATCCCGAATTCGAAGTCAGCCTGCAGGCCAAGATGGCTCTGGAGCGAATCGAATCCGGCGAACAAGCTGCTGGAACGGTATGGCAGCAGATGGCTGGTCGTAACAAAAAAGAGGAATAG